The genomic window CTGCTGAATTTTACGTTTAAGCAATTTAGCTGATTCGATCCTCGCCCGAACACCAATATGATCGTAATGTGTGTTAAAAACGATAAACTCTTTTTTATTTTGCTTATCGTACAATTTAACCCAGCTGCATATCCGGTTAAGTGCGGCATCCCAACCTTTTGATGGAACATCTGGTGTTTCTGACAACCAAAAAGTTCCGCCATCCTTTTTAGTGAACCTGTTTTTGTCGAAATACACGGCAGAAAATTCGCCCTTTCTTTTACCATCCTCACGACCAACACCCACTACATCGAAATTGGAATTCTCCAAAAGCGCATCAAACTGTTCAGGTAAGGCTTCCTGTACACAAAGAATATCAGCATCATGAAATTTCACCAGGGCTTTAACATTATCTTTCCGGTTAGGCCAGGCATTGATACCATCAGATGCTACATTTAAACGGATATTGTAAGTAATAATATTAATAGGGGCTGCCGTTTTTTGCGCAAATGCCATAACGGTTAATAAAAGAAAAACAGGGATGATCTTTAAAGTATTCATAAATATAATTACACAATTTACTTAATGCTGGCTAGCCAGTAATGTTTAATTTTAAGCCGCTATTATACTAATTTAACGTTAATTGTACTTTAACAGCCAAATATCTTTTAAATTAAATCTTCATCCCGATAACTATAATAACGGTTATTGGCAAAAATCAGGTGATCGACCACATACAGGCTAAGCAAATTTCCTGAGGCAACCATATTCCTGGTCAATTTATCGTCGCTCTCACTGGGCTTTAAACTTCCTGAAGGATGATTATGCGCCAATACAATATTTGCAGCGTTGTTTTCTAAAGCTGTTTTAAAAATAATTTTCGGATCGGCCACCGTACCTGCCTGCCCCCCTTTACTGATCAAAAATTTACCTATTACCCGGTTAGATCTGTTAAGGAGTAATATCCAGAACTCTTCGTGATTGAGATTAGCGAAAGTTTGATGTAAATATTTATAAACATCGTTAGAAGTATTAACATGGGTAATGGCTTCTTCAGCAGTTTCCTTTCGCCTCAAACCAAGCTCTAAAGCGGCAATTATAGTTAATGCTTTGGCTTCTCCAATACCTCTAAACTTGGAAAGCTCCAGAATAGAAGCTTTCCCCAGTTTTGTTAAATTGTTATCGTAAAACGACAGAATCCTTTTACTTAAATCGACAGCAGTTTCATTTTTACTTCCCGAGCCAATTAAAATAGCAATCAGTTCGGCATCTGTTAAATGTCTTCGGCCGTGTAACAAAAGTTTTTCACGCGGGCGATCTTCTTCAGCCCATAACTTTATACCTAGTTTCTGTTCGTAATTTTCCATTTTTTTAGACAAAAAAAGGCATCCTAACTTTTGGTTAGGATGCCTTTACTAATATCGTAAAAAAATTGGCTTATTTTAAACCATTAACGAATTTCGTTAATTTTGATTTGTTATTAGCCGCTTTGTTTTTGTGGATAATATTCTTTTTAGCTAAACGATCTAACATAGAGATTACTTTAGGCAATAAATCAGATGCAGATTTTTTATCTTCTGCAGCACGTAATCTTTTAATAAAGGTACGTGTAGTTTTTGCCTGATATCTGTTACGTAAACGTTTTGTTGCGTTTGCTCTAATTCTTTTTAATGAAGATTTATGATTTGCCATTTCTATTTAGCCTTTTATTTTTCTTATTCGTTTCCTATAATTCGGGTTGCAAATATAGGATTAATGTTTTTAAATTACAAAACACTTTCAACTTTTTTTTCATTAAAATTGAACCCCATTTCCGAACTGCAAAAATACGTTAAAATTATTCATTATAAATACTTTAACTTAATTCAATAAAATTTCCTTTGGATTAAGAAAACAGGCTTAAAAATACTATTTTTGGGCAAAACGATTTTTGAGTGAAAAAACGAATAGCCATCTTTGCATCAGGTTCTGGCTCCAATGCCCAAAAACTGATGGAGCATTTTAAACGGAGTAATGAAATAGAAATATCTTTGGTGTTAACCAACAATGCTGATGCTTATGTATTACAAAGAGCTGATAATTTCGAAATCCCCACTCATATTTTCGACAAAAATGAGTTCTATAAAACCGACGAAATAATAGACCTGCTCAAAAATCTTGAAATCGATTTTGTTGTGCTTGCGGGTTTTCTCTGGCTGATCCCTAAAAACCTGATCCATGCCTACCCTGGCAGAATTGTAAATATCCATCCGGCAATCCTTCCAAAATTTGGCGGTAAAGGCATGTATGGAGATCATGTACACAACGCCGTTATGGCCGCTGGCGAAACTGAAGGCGGAATAACCATTCATTATGTTAACGAAAACTATGACGAAGGAGAGTATATTTATCAGGCCAGGTATAGAATAGACAAAAACGACAACCTGGAAATGGTAAAGTTTAAAGGTCAGCAGCTCGAACACCAGCACTACCCACGTATTGTAGAAACCATAGTTAAAAAGATAAAAAAATAGCCTTTACATAAGAGATTCTTATTTTAGATTCATTAAACAGATTATTTGTTTGCTTTTGGTGTCAAAACCAATAAGACACTTACAATAATGAGGAAGCTTATATTTAATAATGTTGCCCACCGGTAAGCAACCGGGAACAATGTTAATACCGGTGGATTATCCAGGTGTTGAAAGAAAACACCGCCAACCACCGCAACTCCTATAGCCACCGAGATCTGCTGCAGTGTTAAATAAATACCCGATGAGGCGCCTAACATATCTTCGGGAATACTCTTTAAAGATATCGTCATTAAGGAAGGCAGGATTGTACCACAGCCAATCCCATAAACAAACAATATAATGGCAATTTGCCATTTAGGGGCATCAGGTGAATTAAACATAATTACATGAAAAATGAGTGCCA from Flavobacterium sp. W4I14 includes these protein-coding regions:
- a CDS encoding phosphoribosylglycinamide formyltransferase-1 (product_source=KO:K11175; cath_funfam=3.40.50.170; cog=COG0299; ko=KO:K11175; pfam=PF00551; superfamily=53328; tigrfam=TIGR00639), which produces MKKRIAIFASGSGSNAQKLMEHFKRSNEIEISLVLTNNADAYVLQRADNFEIPTHIFDKNEFYKTDEIIDLLKNLEIDFVVLAGFLWLIPKNLIHAYPGRIVNIHPAILPKFGGKGMYGDHVHNAVMAAGETEGGITIHYVNENYDEGEYIYQARYRIDKNDNLEMVKFKGQQLEHQHYPRIVETIVKKIKK
- a CDS encoding small subunit ribosomal protein S20 (product_source=KO:K02968; cath_funfam=1.20.58.110; cog=COG0268; ko=KO:K02968; pfam=PF01649; superfamily=46992; tigrfam=TIGR00029) is translated as MANHKSSLKRIRANATKRLRNRYQAKTTRTFIKRLRAAEDKKSASDLLPKVISMLDRLAKKNIIHKNKAANNKSKLTKFVNGLK
- a CDS encoding endonuclease/exonuclease/phosphatase family metal-dependent hydrolase (product_source=COG3568; cath_funfam=3.60.10.10; cleavage_site_network=SignalP-noTM; cog=COG3568; pfam=PF03372; superfamily=56219), producing MNTLKIIPVFLLLTVMAFAQKTAAPINIITYNIRLNVASDGINAWPNRKDNVKALVKFHDADILCVQEALPEQFDALLENSNFDVVGVGREDGKRKGEFSAVYFDKNRFTKKDGGTFWLSETPDVPSKGWDAALNRICSWVKLYDKQNKKEFIVFNTHYDHIGVRARIESAKLLKRKIQQIAPTLPVVFTGDLNVTPETEAIATIKSFLIDAKDVSVEPPYGPTGTFNAFDFNSDLKNRIDYIFVNKGFKVEKFAVLTDSKDKRYYSDHLPVFCRLWF
- a CDS encoding DNA repair protein RadC (product_source=KO:K03630; cath_funfam=1.10.150.20; cog=COG2003; ko=KO:K03630; pfam=PF04002; smart=SM00278; superfamily=102712,47781; tigrfam=TIGR00608), with amino-acid sequence MENYEQKLGIKLWAEEDRPREKLLLHGRRHLTDAELIAILIGSGSKNETAVDLSKRILSFYDNNLTKLGKASILELSKFRGIGEAKALTIIAALELGLRRKETAEEAITHVNTSNDVYKYLHQTFANLNHEEFWILLLNRSNRVIGKFLISKGGQAGTVADPKIIFKTALENNAANIVLAHNHPSGSLKPSESDDKLTRNMVASGNLLSLYVVDHLIFANNRYYSYRDEDLI